The following are encoded in a window of Halosolutus halophilus genomic DNA:
- a CDS encoding AzlD domain-containing protein — protein MIDRGPVAIWGVIVAIGVATFAVRFSFIYLFGRISEMPTRLQKLLRFVPAAVLAALVAPALVTLGPTVQATLLDEHLLAGAVAAAVAWRTENVFATIATGMIALWVLRFLVL, from the coding sequence ATGATCGACCGCGGTCCCGTCGCAATCTGGGGCGTCATCGTCGCGATCGGCGTCGCGACGTTCGCCGTTCGATTCTCCTTCATCTACCTGTTCGGACGGATCAGCGAGATGCCGACGCGCCTCCAGAAGCTGCTCCGATTCGTTCCGGCGGCGGTGCTCGCAGCACTCGTCGCACCCGCACTCGTCACGCTCGGCCCGACCGTCCAGGCGACGCTCCTCGACGAGCACCTGCTCGCTGGCGCGGTCGCCGCCGCGGTCGCGTGGCGGACGGAGAACGTCTTCGCAACGATCGCCACCGGGATGATCGCACTGTGGGTGCTGCGATTCCTCGTCCTCTGA
- a CDS encoding carboxypeptidase M32 has translation MATDQASQETDDTYERFEERVTRISNVGNAAGILRWDQEVVMPDEGTPARAQQLSTLSSLSHDLLTADETGDLLDELEGSDLEDDRAAVVREVRRQYDRETSVPGELVEEISATTANAHPTWKQAREEDDFDHFAPTLEKLVELKREYANHIDPDADPYAVLFAEYEPYLDLETAERVLERLRDELVPLIDAIDDSDADLATDAFAGEFEDDDQEALARDVLDSLGYDWDRGRLDTAPHPFSSGTQFDARVTTRFEEDDLLGSITSTIHEFGHANYTLGLPDEGYGTPLGEARDLSVHESQSRLWENHVGRSRPFWDHFLPIARDRFPELEDVSPEEAYEAANQVYDDNLIRVEADELTYHLHIVIRFEIERALISGDLDVEDVPETWNDKYEEYLGVRPETDAEGCLQDIHWSHGSFGYFPTYSLGSVLAAQLYAAAEDDLGDLDDAVREGDFNELNGWLRENVHQHGKQYTTPDLIERATGEEFTADYFLDYVRSKYGDLYDLGGY, from the coding sequence ATGGCGACAGATCAGGCCTCACAGGAGACGGACGATACGTACGAACGGTTCGAAGAGCGGGTCACCCGCATCTCGAACGTCGGCAACGCCGCCGGCATCCTGCGGTGGGATCAGGAGGTCGTAATGCCCGACGAGGGGACGCCCGCACGGGCACAACAACTCTCGACGCTGTCCTCGCTCAGCCACGACCTCCTGACCGCGGACGAGACCGGGGATCTGCTCGACGAACTGGAGGGGAGCGACCTCGAAGACGATCGGGCCGCGGTCGTCCGTGAGGTTCGCCGACAGTACGATCGGGAGACCAGCGTCCCGGGGGAACTCGTCGAGGAAATCTCCGCGACGACCGCGAACGCCCACCCGACGTGGAAGCAGGCCAGGGAAGAGGACGACTTCGACCACTTCGCGCCCACCCTCGAGAAACTGGTCGAACTCAAGCGGGAGTACGCGAACCACATCGATCCCGACGCCGATCCCTACGCCGTGCTCTTCGCCGAGTACGAGCCGTACCTCGACCTCGAGACGGCCGAACGGGTGCTCGAACGGCTGCGCGACGAACTCGTCCCGCTGATCGACGCGATCGACGACAGCGACGCGGACCTGGCGACCGATGCGTTCGCGGGCGAATTCGAGGACGACGATCAGGAGGCGCTCGCCCGCGACGTCCTCGACTCGCTCGGCTACGACTGGGATCGCGGCCGCCTCGACACCGCCCCGCACCCGTTCTCCTCCGGCACCCAGTTCGACGCCCGCGTGACGACCCGCTTCGAGGAGGACGACCTGCTCGGGTCGATCACCTCCACGATCCACGAGTTCGGCCACGCCAACTACACGCTCGGGCTCCCCGACGAGGGCTACGGCACCCCGCTCGGCGAGGCGCGCGACCTCTCCGTCCACGAATCACAGTCCCGCCTCTGGGAGAACCACGTCGGCCGATCGCGTCCCTTCTGGGACCACTTCCTGCCGATCGCCCGCGATCGGTTCCCGGAACTCGAGGACGTCTCCCCCGAGGAGGCCTACGAGGCCGCGAACCAGGTCTACGACGACAACCTCATTCGCGTCGAGGCGGACGAACTCACCTACCACCTCCACATCGTGATCCGGTTCGAGATCGAACGCGCGCTCATCTCGGGCGACCTCGACGTCGAAGACGTTCCCGAAACGTGGAACGACAAGTACGAGGAGTACCTCGGCGTCCGTCCGGAGACCGACGCCGAGGGCTGTCTGCAGGACATCCACTGGTCGCACGGCTCCTTTGGCTACTTCCCGACCTACTCGCTCGGCTCCGTCCTCGCGGCGCAACTGTACGCCGCCGCCGAAGACGATCTCGGCGACCTCGACGACGCCGTCCGCGAGGGTGACTTCAACGAATTGAACGGCTGGCTCCGCGAGAACGTCCACCAGCACGGCAAACAGTACACCACCCCCGACCTGATCGAGCGGGCGACCGGCGAGGAATTCACGGCGGATTACTTCCTCGACTACGTCCGGTCGAAGTACGGCGACCTGTACGACCTCGGCGGCTACTGA
- a CDS encoding AzlC family ABC transporter permease, whose protein sequence is MNEDLRSGVLDALPLQLGIVPFALVTGIAAADVGMTPAQAVGMSAIVFAGASQLAAIELLGANAPLAVVVATAVVINLRMLMYSASIAPHFRTYRRRTRAYLAYLLTDQAYAMSIAEYADDRDRDRRSYYLGVAASIWLVWIVGTALGVVVGAGVPESWGLSFAVPLVFLALLVPAMKDRPRTVAAIAGGAVAIVAADVPFNLGLLVGALAGIAAGLLSARGVDR, encoded by the coding sequence ATGAACGAGGATCTTCGGTCGGGCGTACTCGACGCGCTCCCGCTTCAGCTCGGGATCGTTCCGTTCGCCCTCGTTACCGGAATCGCGGCCGCCGACGTCGGCATGACGCCGGCGCAGGCGGTCGGAATGTCGGCCATCGTGTTCGCGGGGGCGTCCCAGCTGGCCGCGATCGAACTGCTCGGCGCGAACGCGCCGCTGGCGGTCGTCGTCGCGACTGCGGTCGTGATCAATCTGCGGATGCTGATGTACTCGGCGTCGATCGCACCGCACTTCCGAACGTACCGCCGTCGGACTCGCGCGTACCTCGCCTACCTGCTCACCGATCAGGCGTACGCGATGTCGATCGCCGAGTACGCCGACGATCGCGACCGTGACAGGCGGTCGTACTATCTGGGAGTCGCCGCGAGTATCTGGCTGGTCTGGATCGTCGGCACGGCCCTCGGGGTCGTCGTCGGCGCCGGCGTTCCCGAGTCGTGGGGGCTCTCCTTTGCCGTCCCGCTGGTCTTTCTCGCACTCCTGGTTCCGGCGATGAAAGACCGCCCTCGGACCGTCGCCGCGATCGCTGGCGGCGCAGTTGCCATCGTCGCCGCGGACGTTCCGTTCAATCTCGGGCTGCTGGTCGGCGCACTGGCGGGGATCGCAGCCGGGTTGCTCTCGGCGAGGGGCGTCGATCGATGA
- a CDS encoding desampylase: MIVLPTAIRDAIVERAREGRPDEICGVLGGEYDPDGRSRVRSQYPAANVADRPRTRYRIDPEEQLAIFERLEDRDEEIVGFYHSHPRGPPRPSATDEARATWPDRSYVIVSLEPFEVGSWRWRADGIDDRFERERVPIE; this comes from the coding sequence GTGATCGTTCTCCCGACGGCGATTCGCGACGCGATCGTCGAACGCGCCCGCGAGGGGCGCCCCGACGAGATCTGTGGCGTTCTCGGCGGGGAGTACGACCCCGACGGCCGGAGCCGCGTTCGATCGCAGTATCCCGCGGCAAACGTCGCCGATCGACCCCGGACGCGCTACCGGATCGACCCCGAGGAGCAACTCGCGATCTTCGAGCGCCTCGAGGACCGCGACGAGGAAATCGTCGGCTTCTATCACTCCCACCCCCGCGGCCCGCCGCGTCCGAGCGCGACCGACGAAGCGCGGGCCACGTGGCCCGATCGATCGTACGTGATCGTCTCGCTGGAGCCGTTCGAAGTCGGCTCGTGGCGCTGGCGGGCGGACGGTATCGACGACCGGTTCGAGCGAGAACGAGTTCCGATCGAGTAA
- a CDS encoding M20 family metallopeptidase — translation MTIVDLTRELVSIPSHEDETGAGDRIETWLRRETDADVRRDEVGNVIAREGTGGETLALVGHHDVVAPADSQVTDAGDDSGEYVVEERDGRLYGRGTADMKGAVAAAMIAFRDSEVPGTSEHRPEFGDADPAGELVFASFVGEEVGGVGARHAIEQGFAPDYAIVGEGSTGYSAPGVTDVAVVHKGRRGSTITASGESAHASEAEAGENAIYRATDAVDLIRDLEPPSMEVAGETITGSVVVTEIEGGTAWNVVPDRCAITVDERTVPGERAPIERVEELPGVEWTVEQDLPPMRCGDEAFAETVLDAADAAQSGAPELVTKPHATDAGWLARAGTECVVCGPAEPGEAHTDDESVSIDVLERCTEIYRRAAEGWLR, via the coding sequence ATGACGATCGTCGATCTGACGCGCGAACTCGTTTCGATCCCGAGCCACGAGGACGAGACCGGGGCTGGCGATCGAATCGAAACCTGGCTCCGCCGGGAGACCGACGCCGACGTGCGGCGGGACGAGGTCGGTAACGTGATCGCACGCGAGGGAACCGGCGGGGAGACGCTGGCACTGGTCGGCCACCACGACGTCGTCGCGCCGGCGGACTCGCAGGTGACCGACGCTGGCGACGATAGCGGCGAGTACGTCGTCGAGGAACGCGACGGTCGGCTCTACGGTCGCGGGACCGCGGACATGAAGGGGGCCGTCGCGGCGGCCATGATCGCCTTTCGAGACAGCGAGGTCCCCGGCACCTCGGAGCACCGGCCGGAGTTCGGCGACGCCGATCCGGCCGGAGAACTCGTCTTCGCGAGTTTCGTCGGCGAGGAAGTCGGCGGCGTCGGCGCACGCCACGCGATCGAGCAGGGGTTCGCGCCCGACTACGCGATCGTCGGGGAAGGCTCGACGGGGTACTCCGCGCCCGGCGTCACCGACGTCGCCGTCGTCCACAAGGGCCGTCGGGGGAGTACGATCACCGCCAGCGGCGAATCCGCTCACGCCAGCGAGGCCGAGGCCGGCGAGAACGCGATCTACCGCGCGACGGACGCCGTCGACCTGATCCGAGATCTGGAACCGCCCTCGATGGAGGTCGCCGGCGAGACGATCACGGGTAGCGTCGTCGTCACCGAAATCGAGGGTGGGACCGCGTGGAACGTCGTCCCCGATCGCTGTGCGATCACGGTCGACGAGCGGACGGTTCCCGGCGAACGCGCCCCGATCGAACGGGTCGAGGAACTCCCTGGCGTCGAGTGGACCGTCGAACAGGACCTGCCGCCGATGCGGTGTGGGGACGAAGCCTTCGCCGAGACGGTCCTCGACGCGGCCGACGCCGCCCAGTCCGGCGCACCCGAACTCGTGACGAAACCGCACGCGACCGACGCCGGCTGGCTCGCCCGGGCCGGGACGGAGTGTGTCGTCTGCGGGCCGGCGGAACCCGGCGAGGCCCACACCGACGACGAGAGCGTCTCGATCGACGTCCTCGAGCGCTGTACCGAGATCTACCGACGGGCGGCCGAGGGCTGGCTCCGGTAA
- a CDS encoding cobalamin-binding protein, whose amino-acid sequence MRIVTTLPSATETVAALGIEPVGVSHECDYPPGVESLPSITRSRIDADASSAEIDRQVLETAETEDGVYDVDVETLDDLDPDLIVTQGMCDVCAVDEIVVANAIEQINEARRASSSRTESDDDADPEVVTTDPHSVADVLDDLDRIGRATGREDRAREVRLELEERIDAVRERTADIDAGERPRVAIFDWTDPVMIAGHWTAELVDWAGGEYGLADVGERSRPREWDDIREYDPEVVIVAPCGFGLDQIAANRSDLTDREGWTDLAAVRDGRVWALDGHHYLNRPGPRLVDTLEAIAGMVRPDRFGAPDRDVAVPFDDLESIGTGIADTAETGDADTASNSRAEVD is encoded by the coding sequence ATGCGAATCGTCACGACGCTCCCCTCGGCGACCGAGACCGTCGCCGCGCTCGGCATCGAACCCGTCGGCGTCTCCCACGAGTGCGACTATCCCCCCGGCGTCGAGTCGCTCCCGTCGATTACCCGATCGCGAATCGACGCCGACGCCTCGAGCGCCGAGATCGATCGGCAGGTACTCGAAACGGCAGAGACCGAGGACGGCGTCTACGACGTCGACGTCGAGACGCTCGACGATCTCGATCCGGACCTGATCGTCACGCAGGGAATGTGCGACGTCTGTGCGGTCGACGAGATCGTCGTCGCGAACGCGATCGAGCAAATCAACGAGGCGCGACGCGCCTCGAGCAGTCGGACGGAGTCCGACGACGACGCGGATCCCGAGGTCGTCACCACCGATCCCCACTCCGTCGCGGACGTGCTCGACGACCTCGATCGGATCGGCCGGGCGACCGGCCGCGAAGATCGCGCTCGAGAGGTCCGACTGGAACTCGAGGAGCGCATCGACGCTGTCCGGGAGCGTACGGCAGACATCGACGCCGGCGAACGCCCGCGAGTAGCGATCTTCGACTGGACCGATCCCGTGATGATCGCGGGCCACTGGACGGCCGAACTCGTCGACTGGGCGGGTGGCGAGTACGGATTGGCCGACGTCGGCGAGCGCTCTCGCCCGCGGGAGTGGGACGATATTCGCGAGTACGATCCCGAGGTCGTGATCGTCGCCCCCTGCGGGTTCGGGCTCGACCAGATCGCCGCGAACCGGAGCGACCTCACCGATCGCGAGGGGTGGACCGATCTCGCGGCCGTACGGGACGGGCGTGTCTGGGCGCTCGACGGCCACCACTACCTCAATCGGCCCGGTCCGCGGCTCGTGGACACGCTCGAGGCCATCGCAGGAATGGTCCGACCCGATCGGTTCGGCGCGCCGGACCGGGACGTCGCGGTCCCGTTCGACGACCTCGAGTCGATCGGAACGGGGATCGCCGATACCGCGGAGACTGGCGACGCTGACACCGCGAGCAACTCGCGAGCCGAGGTCGACTGA
- a CDS encoding DoxX family protein, whose amino-acid sequence MATNQATVQWLGKQQEFEYADSVAGYVMVGVRLIVGYWFLTSGWGKFAFVAGEPFNAAGYLQNAESPIAWLFEIVAGTPWLLEFTNVMIPLGEFLIGLGLVLGALVRLAAFFGGVLMTLFYLGNADWAHGYVNGDLMGLMLFVIVGVFAAGRILGVDAYLEQLEFVQRRPWLRYLFG is encoded by the coding sequence ATGGCAACCAATCAAGCAACCGTACAGTGGCTCGGGAAACAGCAGGAGTTCGAGTACGCCGACTCGGTCGCCGGCTACGTGATGGTCGGCGTGCGACTGATCGTCGGGTACTGGTTCCTCACCAGCGGGTGGGGGAAGTTCGCGTTCGTCGCGGGTGAGCCGTTCAACGCGGCCGGCTACCTGCAGAACGCCGAGTCGCCCATCGCGTGGCTGTTCGAGATCGTCGCCGGGACGCCCTGGCTGCTCGAGTTCACCAACGTGATGATCCCCCTCGGCGAGTTCCTCATCGGACTGGGACTCGTCCTGGGAGCGCTCGTGCGCCTCGCCGCCTTCTTCGGCGGCGTCCTGATGACGTTGTTCTACCTGGGCAACGCCGACTGGGCGCACGGCTACGTCAACGGGGACCTGATGGGTCTCATGTTGTTCGTGATCGTCGGCGTCTTCGCCGCGGGCCGCATCCTCGGCGTCGACGCCTACCTCGAACAGCTGGAGTTCGTGCAACGGCGGCCGTGGCTCCGCTACCTGTTCGGCTGA
- a CDS encoding globin-coupled sensor protein, whose product MDSDVSFGRGGLNPYLDVDELVEDIGLDEDEIARRKEFIGFDREDERRLSDLEELLRENRTAIADDFYENLLQYEETREIIDRSPKGVDALKRTQQAYLVSLATGDYDRAYFENRARIGKLHELLDMPLKHYVGQYGVYYDLIMSRLNERVQDQVVAAIEEWAADRETERDDGLDRLVGALGLGESERDDGGGLDESFEETIREAIDDGMMDVLALLRILNLDLQVATDTYLDSYAQRLEDSIERRERLARDVEADVQEPIDELREASAVVAQRAETISTHAATQAASIDRAASEVGEASAAIDAVASIADEVHAESQRTERLAADGVDAADEALAELETIETAVDDVSSAVSSLEDRTDEIDGIVDRLDDLAKRTSMLAKNARIEASRDPSGSEATSALEVIANEVGSFAEQTQSDLRAIEDTVESVRADAAATIETADETVARVDTGTERIRDTVDSLEAIHESARSTATGMDDVAAATDQQARSVESIADSIAELSETADQVAGAAESVAAASQEQTASLQDVGESVDRLTSDDDPDRTPVYEKVQ is encoded by the coding sequence ATGGACTCCGACGTGTCGTTCGGTCGTGGCGGACTGAACCCGTATCTCGACGTCGACGAACTCGTCGAGGACATCGGACTCGACGAGGACGAGATCGCCCGGCGAAAGGAGTTTATCGGCTTCGATCGGGAGGACGAACGCCGTCTCTCCGACCTCGAGGAACTCCTGCGGGAGAATCGGACGGCGATCGCCGACGACTTCTACGAGAATCTCCTCCAGTACGAGGAGACCCGCGAGATCATCGATCGATCGCCGAAGGGCGTCGATGCCCTCAAACGGACCCAGCAGGCCTATCTCGTCTCGCTCGCGACCGGCGACTACGACCGGGCGTATTTCGAGAACCGGGCCCGGATCGGCAAACTCCACGAGTTGCTCGACATGCCCCTGAAACACTACGTCGGGCAGTACGGCGTCTACTACGACCTCATCATGTCGCGGCTGAACGAGCGCGTCCAGGACCAGGTCGTCGCTGCGATCGAAGAGTGGGCTGCGGACCGCGAGACCGAGCGCGACGACGGTCTCGATCGGCTCGTCGGCGCACTGGGCCTCGGCGAGAGCGAACGCGACGACGGGGGCGGTCTCGACGAGTCGTTCGAGGAGACGATCCGGGAAGCGATCGACGACGGGATGATGGACGTCCTCGCGCTGTTGCGGATCCTCAACCTCGACCTGCAGGTCGCCACCGACACGTACCTCGACTCCTACGCCCAGCGCCTCGAGGATTCGATCGAGCGCCGCGAACGGCTCGCACGTGACGTCGAAGCCGACGTCCAGGAGCCGATCGACGAACTGCGCGAGGCGAGCGCGGTCGTCGCACAGCGTGCCGAGACGATCAGCACGCACGCGGCGACCCAGGCTGCGTCGATCGATCGGGCGGCGAGCGAGGTCGGCGAGGCGAGCGCTGCGATCGACGCGGTCGCGAGCATCGCCGACGAGGTTCACGCCGAGAGCCAGCGCACCGAGCGCCTCGCCGCCGACGGGGTCGACGCGGCCGACGAGGCGCTCGCGGAACTCGAGACGATCGAAACGGCCGTCGACGACGTCTCGTCGGCGGTCTCGTCGCTCGAGGACCGCACCGACGAGATCGACGGGATCGTCGATCGGCTGGACGACCTCGCCAAACGAACGTCGATGCTCGCGAAGAACGCCAGGATCGAGGCGTCCCGCGACCCGAGCGGGTCCGAGGCGACCAGCGCGCTCGAGGTCATCGCGAACGAGGTCGGGTCGTTCGCCGAGCAGACCCAGTCCGACCTCCGGGCGATCGAAGATACCGTCGAATCGGTCAGGGCTGACGCTGCAGCCACGATCGAGACGGCAGACGAAACGGTCGCGCGGGTCGACACCGGAACCGAACGGATTCGCGACACGGTCGACTCGCTCGAGGCGATCCACGAGTCGGCCCGGTCGACGGCGACCGGCATGGACGACGTCGCGGCGGCGACGGACCAGCAGGCACGCAGCGTCGAGTCGATCGCGGATTCGATCGCCGAACTCTCCGAGACGGCCGATCAGGTGGCCGGCGCAGCCGAGTCGGTCGCCGCGGCCAGCCAGGAACAGACCGCGAGCCTGCAGGACGTCGGCGAGAGCGTGGATCGGCTGACGAGCGACGACGATCCCGATCGAACGCCGGTGTACGAGAAGGTGCAGTGA
- a CDS encoding sulfatase-like hydrolase/transferase translates to MVDTPNVLLVLTDQERYDCSAPDGPPVETPTMDRLASEGMRFERACTPISICTSARASLLTGQFPHGHGMLNNSHEADAIRANLPSVIPTFSEALATSDSGYELTYTGKWHVGNDQTPEDFGFSYLGGSDVHHDDIDDAFREYREERGTPIDEVEFEEAVYTGGGEGTFVAAKAPIDVEDTRAYFLAERTIDAIEAHATDGRDGHFFHRADFYGPHHPYVIPEPYASMYDPDAIEPPESYAETFDGKPQVHENFVDYRGVRGFDWDIWAEVIAKYWGFVTLIDDQLERILDALEEHGLTDDTAVIHTSDHGDFVGGHRQFNKGPLMYDDTYRIPLQVRWPGATEPGSVCEYPVHLHDLAPTILEMADVSIPESFHSRSLVPLLRGDDPDGRPDSTFAQYHGEEFGLYTQRMVRTDRYKYVYNGPDIDELYDLERDPAELQNLIDHPEYADARSAMRKRLIEWMHETDDPNRGWVPDALQEPS, encoded by the coding sequence ATGGTCGACACGCCGAACGTCCTGCTCGTCCTCACCGATCAGGAGCGCTACGATTGCAGTGCACCGGACGGGCCGCCGGTCGAGACGCCGACGATGGATCGCCTCGCGAGCGAGGGGATGCGATTCGAGCGCGCGTGCACGCCGATCAGCATCTGTACGAGCGCTCGCGCGTCGCTGCTGACCGGGCAGTTCCCGCACGGACACGGGATGCTCAACAACAGTCACGAGGCCGACGCGATCCGGGCGAACCTGCCGTCCGTGATCCCGACCTTCTCGGAGGCGCTCGCGACGAGCGATAGCGGCTACGAACTCACGTACACGGGCAAGTGGCACGTCGGCAACGATCAGACGCCCGAGGATTTCGGCTTCTCCTACCTCGGGGGAAGCGACGTCCACCACGACGACATCGACGACGCGTTTCGCGAGTACCGCGAGGAGCGCGGAACGCCGATCGACGAGGTGGAGTTCGAGGAGGCGGTCTACACCGGCGGCGGCGAAGGCACCTTCGTCGCCGCGAAAGCCCCGATCGACGTCGAGGACACCCGCGCGTACTTCCTCGCCGAGCGGACGATCGACGCGATCGAGGCCCACGCGACCGACGGTCGGGACGGTCACTTCTTCCACCGGGCGGACTTCTACGGCCCACACCACCCCTACGTGATCCCCGAGCCGTACGCCTCGATGTACGACCCCGACGCGATCGAGCCGCCGGAGAGCTACGCGGAGACGTTCGACGGGAAGCCCCAGGTCCACGAGAACTTCGTCGACTACCGCGGCGTCAGGGGGTTCGACTGGGACATCTGGGCCGAAGTGATCGCGAAGTACTGGGGGTTCGTGACGCTGATCGACGACCAGCTAGAGCGGATCCTCGACGCCCTCGAAGAACACGGCCTGACCGACGACACCGCGGTGATCCACACGTCCGATCACGGCGACTTCGTCGGCGGCCACCGCCAGTTCAACAAGGGGCCGCTGATGTACGACGACACCTACCGCATCCCGCTGCAGGTGCGCTGGCCGGGCGCCACCGAGCCGGGATCGGTCTGCGAGTACCCCGTCCACCTGCACGATCTCGCGCCCACCATCCTCGAGATGGCCGACGTCTCGATCCCGGAGTCGTTCCACAGCCGCAGTCTCGTTCCGCTGCTCAGGGGCGACGACCCGGACGGCCGGCCCGACTCGACCTTCGCACAGTACCACGGCGAGGAGTTCGGCCTCTACACCCAGCGAATGGTCCGTACGGACCGATACAAGTACGTCTACAACGGCCCCGATATCGACGAACTGTACGACCTCGAGCGCGATCCCGCCGAACTCCAGAACCTGATCGACCACCCCGAGTACGCCGACGCTCGATCGGCGATGCGGAAGCGACTGATCGAGTGGATGCACGAGACGGACGATCCCAACCGCGGCTGGGTGCCGGACGCGTTGCAGGAACCGTCGTGA
- a CDS encoding SDR family oxidoreductase has protein sequence MASENRLDERTAIVTGASSGIGAATCRALADRGANVVLAARSEDRLAELADELETTHDAETLVVPTNVRDEAAVDDLIAETVETFGGIDVLVNNAGLSRGTDVAELTTEQFETMQETNVDGVFYATRAAIPHVRERSGHLIFVGSFAGQYPRSFNPVYAASKWWVRGFAKSVAAQVGGDGVGVTVVNPSEVRTEFETADGTTFAEAFDPNEATEPEEIADAIVFAASREGASVSELDLYRRDKFVDTF, from the coding sequence ATGGCATCGGAAAACCGACTCGATGAGCGAACGGCGATCGTTACCGGCGCGAGTTCCGGTATCGGCGCGGCGACCTGTCGCGCGCTCGCAGACAGGGGCGCGAACGTCGTCCTCGCGGCCCGCAGCGAGGACCGACTGGCGGAACTCGCCGACGAACTCGAGACGACCCACGACGCCGAGACGCTGGTCGTCCCGACGAACGTCCGCGACGAGGCCGCCGTCGACGACCTGATCGCCGAGACGGTCGAGACCTTCGGCGGCATCGACGTGCTCGTGAACAACGCCGGCCTCTCCCGCGGGACCGACGTCGCCGAACTGACGACCGAGCAGTTCGAGACGATGCAGGAGACCAACGTCGACGGCGTCTTCTACGCCACGCGGGCGGCGATTCCACACGTTCGGGAGCGGTCGGGCCACCTGATCTTCGTCGGGAGCTTCGCCGGCCAGTACCCCCGATCGTTCAACCCCGTCTACGCCGCCTCGAAGTGGTGGGTCCGGGGCTTCGCCAAGAGCGTCGCCGCGCAGGTCGGCGGCGACGGCGTCGGCGTCACGGTCGTCAATCCGTCCGAGGTTCGAACGGAGTTCGAGACCGCGGACGGGACGACGTTCGCCGAGGCCTTCGACCCGAACGAGGCCACCGAACCCGAGGAAATCGCCGACGCGATCGTCTTCGCCGCCTCGCGCGAGGGGGCGAGCGTGAGCGAACTCGACCTCTACCGGCGGGACAAGTTCGTCGACACGTTCTGA